A genomic region of Manihot esculenta cultivar AM560-2 chromosome 15, M.esculenta_v8, whole genome shotgun sequence contains the following coding sequences:
- the LOC110602434 gene encoding UV-B-induced protein At3g17800, chloroplastic, with the protein MQITGATSEVLVAIPSTAGLRSPEFRHQLRSLSFLSSTLYKTCPSFGIPKLGMGTSRCRDRGITVRASGDSNSFSDPVSPLEFESPVGQMLAQILQTHPHLLPAAIDQQLENLQTDRDTQRNENLPSQDFLYKRIAEVREKERRKTLEEIIYSLIVQKFIDNDISMIRKITASSDPTGRVDFWPNQEQKLESVHSPEAFEMIQSHLSLVLGERLVGPLETIIQISKIKLGKLYAASIIYGYFLRRVDQRFQLDRTMNTLPKGFDENKAIYYDPSPQNRLWDPDSLIRIPPDDGGDSAGGFMDSDGEKISRLRSYVMYLDAETLQRYATIRSKEAISLIEKQTQALFGRPDIRIAEDGSIDTANDEVVSVSFSGLTMLVLEAVAFGSFLWDAESYVESKYNFVNS; encoded by the exons atgcagaTAACCGGAGCCacaagtgaggttttggtggCGATTCCATCAACTGCAGGTCTCAGGTCTCCTGAATTCCGGCATCAATTGcgttctctctcttttctttcttctaccCTTTACAAG ACATGTCCTTCGTTTGGCATACCTAAATTAGGAATGGGTACGAGTAGGTGCCGGGATAGAGGCATAACTGTGAGAGCCTCAGGGGATTCAAACAGTTTTTCGGATCCAGTTTCTCCTCTTGAGTTTGAGTCCCCAGTCGGCCAGATGTTGGCACAAATATTGCAAACCCATCCGCATTTACTGCCTGCAGCCATTGATCAGCAGCTTGAGAACCTTCAAACTGATAGAGATACCCAAAGAAATGAAAATCTTCCATCTCAAGATTTCCTTTACAA GAGAATAGCTGAAGTGAGGGAGAAGGAAAGACGAAAAACACTGGAGGAGATCATTTACTCTTTGATAGTGCAGAAATTTATAGATAATGACATTTCTATGATCCGAAAAATAACGGCATCCTCAGATCCTACTGGACGAGTGGATTTTTGGCCAAACCAGGAACAAAAATTAGAATCTGTTCATTCTCCTGAAGCCTTTGAAATGATTCAAAGCCACTTATCTCTTGTGCTGGGAGAACGATTGGTGGGCCCCCTTGAAACAATTATCCAAATTAGCAAAATAAAGCTTGGCAAGTTGTATGCAGCTTCTATAATTTATGGATATTTCCTCAGAAGAGTTGATCAACGATTTCAGCTAGACAGAACCATGAACACTCTTCCCAAGGGTTTTGATGAAAACAAAGCAATTTATTATGATCCAAGTCCGCAGAACAGGCTGTGGGATCCAGATTCTTTGATAAGGATTCCACCTGATGATGGAGGTGACAGTGCTGGAGGTTTCATGGATAGTGATGGCGAAAAAATATCTAGACTGAGATCATACGTGATGTATTTGGATGCAGAGACGCTCCAAAGATATGCAACCATAAGATCTAAGGAAGCCATTTCTTTGATTGAAAAGCAAACTCAGGCACTATTTGGGAGGCCTGACATAAGGATTGCCGAGGATGGTTCAATCGACACAGCTAATGATGAAGTGGTTTCAGTCTCTTTCTCAGGATTGACCATGTTAGTCCTAGAGGCGGTAGCATTCGGATCATTCCTGTGGGATGCAGAAAGTTATGTTGAATCAAAATACAATTTTGTTAACAGCTGA